One stretch of Planococcus sp. PAMC 21323 DNA includes these proteins:
- a CDS encoding thiamine pyrophosphate-binding protein: MKAVRNVLEFLEDNGVKYVFGIPAGSVNAFYDQLLDFPEITPIVTKHEGAASYMAASYAKYSQQLSVCIGSSGPGGTNLLTGAANAMREHLPILFLTGAVPVSTMGLNASQELDAQALFQPITKYSVTVLDSANLLDEIVKATQIALSGVPGPVHVAMPIDVQMGNVEKLPIPKLEIERHPSIDLTLIKQVADHLMQKKKGFIFAGQGVRNSVAQVLELAELLNWPIVATPVAKGLFREDHPLFSGVFGFAGKDDTSSLVNEGDAETLLVLGSSLGETATSNYNPNLSKDRFVIQVDFDATVFNRKYPVDIPIHGDMSEGLTKLIEELKARGLERPKTIKAIKQESPTTTEEEFNTKNVLRKLQEFLPSSTRYTIDIGEFMAYVIHDMEVMEEDTFDINVHFGAMGSGLSAAIGSKLADPNRPVVAITGDGCFFMHGMEILTAKEYNLPVLFVVMNNARLGMVYQGHTLQYKRSHPSFEQEPVNIAAMAEALNIPNFRVDTFEDLSQNVLNALTYLKGPAILEVALVDNNIPPMGDRVKFLSSFGK, from the coding sequence ATGAAAGCAGTTCGTAATGTTTTAGAATTTTTAGAGGATAATGGCGTCAAGTATGTATTTGGAATACCAGCAGGTTCAGTCAATGCTTTTTATGACCAACTTTTGGACTTTCCTGAGATTACACCAATTGTCACAAAACATGAAGGCGCTGCTTCTTATATGGCAGCATCGTATGCAAAATATTCTCAGCAGTTGAGTGTGTGTATCGGTAGTAGTGGTCCTGGAGGCACTAATTTATTGACAGGGGCTGCGAATGCGATGCGGGAGCATTTGCCGATTTTGTTTCTTACCGGGGCAGTTCCGGTAAGTACGATGGGGCTGAATGCTTCTCAAGAATTGGATGCTCAGGCACTCTTTCAACCAATCACCAAGTATAGTGTTACGGTTTTGGATTCAGCGAATTTATTGGATGAGATTGTAAAAGCGACACAAATTGCCCTTTCAGGTGTACCTGGCCCTGTCCATGTTGCGATGCCAATAGATGTTCAAATGGGGAATGTTGAAAAACTTCCTATACCAAAGCTAGAAATAGAGCGTCATCCATCTATAGACCTTACATTAATCAAACAAGTAGCGGATCATTTGATGCAGAAGAAAAAGGGCTTTATCTTCGCGGGACAGGGAGTACGTAATTCGGTAGCTCAAGTACTAGAACTTGCAGAATTGCTTAATTGGCCTATTGTTGCTACACCTGTGGCTAAAGGGTTATTCCGGGAAGACCATCCACTTTTTTCTGGCGTATTTGGTTTTGCCGGAAAAGACGATACGTCTTCATTAGTCAATGAGGGAGATGCAGAAACACTGCTTGTACTAGGATCAAGTCTAGGTGAAACAGCGACAAGCAATTACAATCCAAACCTGTCAAAAGACCGATTTGTCATTCAAGTTGACTTTGATGCTACCGTTTTTAACCGTAAGTATCCGGTTGATATTCCGATACATGGAGATATGTCAGAGGGTTTAACTAAATTAATTGAAGAACTTAAAGCAAGAGGTTTAGAGCGACCGAAAACTATAAAAGCTATTAAACAAGAGTCACCCACTACTACTGAAGAAGAATTTAACACAAAAAATGTCTTGCGGAAGTTACAAGAATTCTTGCCATCTTCTACTCGCTATACCATTGATATCGGTGAGTTTATGGCTTATGTTATCCATGACATGGAAGTAATGGAGGAAGACACATTTGATATCAATGTCCATTTTGGTGCAATGGGAAGCGGACTAAGCGCAGCAATCGGTTCAAAGCTTGCTGACCCTAATCGACCTGTAGTTGCAATTACAGGAGATGGCTGTTTCTTTATGCACGGTATGGAGATCTTAACGGCTAAAGAATATAATTTGCCAGTTTTGTTCGTGGTAATGAATAATGCGCGATTAGGTATGGTATACCAAGGGCATACGCTGCAATATAAGCGTTCACATCCTTCTTTTGAACAAGAACCAGTAAATATTGCAGCAATGGCTGAAGCATTAAATATTCCAAATTTTCGCGTAGATACTTTCGAGGACTTATCTCAAAATGTCTTAAATGCGTTGACCTATCTAAAGGGCCCGGCAATTTTAGAAGTCGCACTGGTCGATAACAATATTCCACCGATGGGAGATAGAGTTAAGTTTCTTTCTTCTTTTGGGAAATAG
- a CDS encoding GNAT family N-acetyltransferase, producing the protein MEISLNLLQEVDAEALFKFESENRWFFEKMVPSRGDDYYSFETFLRRHQELLKEQKKGLSYFYLITNDAGEIVGRINLVDKKDNIAHIGFRVGAIYAGKGIGNQALNLLLKTDLSLKQIRGKTTTGNHASQKVLERNGFKQVRVGEEEFEMNGEIMKFIHYLWENKNPRL; encoded by the coding sequence ATGGAGATATCTTTAAATCTATTACAAGAAGTCGATGCAGAAGCGTTATTTAAGTTTGAGTCTGAAAATCGATGGTTTTTTGAAAAAATGGTTCCAAGTCGCGGTGACGATTACTATTCTTTCGAAACATTTTTAAGAAGACATCAAGAATTGCTGAAGGAACAAAAGAAGGGTCTTTCTTATTTTTATCTGATCACTAATGATGCTGGAGAAATTGTGGGAAGAATCAACTTGGTTGATAAAAAAGATAACATAGCACACATAGGATTTAGAGTAGGCGCAATATACGCTGGAAAGGGAATCGGAAATCAGGCATTAAATCTACTATTGAAAACTGATCTAAGTTTGAAACAAATACGTGGGAAAACAACGACTGGTAACCATGCATCGCAAAAGGTGTTAGAAAGAAATGGGTTTAAGCAAGTTCGAGTAGGCGAAGAAGAATTCGAAATGAACGGGGAAATAATGAAGTTTATACATTATTTATGGGAAAATAAAAATCCTCGTTTGTAA
- the lepB gene encoding signal peptidase I: MKKLWLIGIVLFLSACSMEESTQDTSKTVATETAGPEVLTDVQTKPSTEMVVAKENTKLVEWESDAMDRGNHDYNTLTHSSLVVEIGYEEANRGDIVYYKTPESAISKNPQLPEYYIARVVGLPGETVEIRKGQVYVDDKKTDTFYGVATDKGLEKDEYFKMAELNIEDGTWTTDVKVSEKERITWVNMDAKEENFNTTMEPVKISNEAVFVLVDQWWRGIDSREFGELPIKDIEGKVLGYAKK, translated from the coding sequence ATGAAAAAGTTATGGTTGATAGGAATCGTACTATTTTTGAGCGCTTGTTCGATGGAAGAAAGCACACAAGACACTAGTAAAACAGTGGCAACGGAAACAGCTGGACCTGAAGTTTTGACTGATGTTCAAACGAAACCATCTACTGAAATGGTTGTAGCCAAAGAGAATACGAAGTTAGTTGAGTGGGAATCGGATGCAATGGATCGGGGAAATCACGATTATAACACTTTAACTCACAGCAGTTTAGTAGTTGAAATCGGTTATGAAGAAGCTAATCGCGGAGATATTGTGTATTATAAAACACCTGAATCTGCAATTAGCAAAAACCCACAATTACCTGAATACTATATTGCCAGAGTAGTGGGATTACCTGGAGAAACTGTAGAAATACGCAAGGGGCAGGTTTATGTGGATGACAAAAAAACTGATACATTTTATGGCGTTGCAACAGATAAAGGGCTTGAAAAGGATGAGTATTTCAAAATGGCAGAACTAAATATTGAAGACGGCACTTGGACAACAGATGTAAAAGTTTCTGAAAAAGAACGTATAACTTGGGTGAATATGGATGCCAAAGAAGAGAATTTTAATACCACGATGGAACCTGTAAAAATATCAAACGAAGCAGTTTTTGTTTTAGTAGATCAGTGGTGGAGAGGTATAGACAGTAGAGAATTTGGAGAATTACCTATAAAAGATATTGAAGGGAAAGTTTTAGGATATGCAAAAAAGTAG
- a CDS encoding YciI family protein, whose translation MLFMLIVKASKNSESGNFPDVNLIEAMNKYNENLINSGVRIMAKGLKPSSNGIRISYLKPGEKPVVTEGPFEEIQELIAGFIVIDVKSREEAIKWAMEMPDPQGYGEGQIELREFF comes from the coding sequence ATGTTGTTCATGTTAATTGTAAAAGCTTCAAAAAACTCAGAATCCGGAAATTTCCCAGACGTAAATCTTATTGAAGCAATGAATAAGTACAATGAAAATCTGATTAATTCAGGAGTACGCATTATGGCCAAAGGACTTAAACCAAGTTCAAATGGAATCCGAATTTCATATCTTAAGCCAGGAGAAAAACCAGTAGTTACAGAAGGTCCTTTTGAGGAAATTCAAGAATTGATTGCGGGATTCATTGTTATCGATGTAAAGTCTAGGGAGGAAGCAATTAAATGGGCTATGGAAATGCCTGATCCTCAAGGATATGGAGAAGGACAAATTGAATTAAGGGAATTTTTTTAA
- a CDS encoding S66 family peptidase has translation MIIPKKLQYGDEVRIIAPSRSASILSEEGIEKAKSKLKELGLVVTFGKHVFKSDLQHSSSIELRLSDLHEAFQDPNVKGILTAIGGFNSNDLLPHVDYESIRKNPKVFCGYSDITALATAITTKTDLITYSGPHFSSFHMEQLQDYQFEYFRNCLMQSDSYRIEPSLAWSDDAWFLDQENRNLESTKWKVYNEGQTKGKLYGGNLCTLNLLQGTSYLPNLENTILFIEDDEMTIPETFTRDLTSLLQSAGKINGLVIGRFQRESNMTEEHLLFLLDKLPILKSVPVLYDVDFGHTQPIFTFPIGGKIELKSKDNQIKMIHF, from the coding sequence ATGATTATACCGAAAAAATTACAATATGGAGATGAAGTTCGTATTATCGCACCGAGTAGGAGTGCCAGTATTTTATCAGAAGAAGGGATAGAGAAGGCAAAATCAAAGCTAAAAGAATTAGGCTTAGTTGTGACTTTTGGCAAGCACGTTTTTAAAAGTGATCTGCAGCATTCATCATCTATTGAACTCCGTTTAAGTGATTTACATGAAGCCTTTCAAGACCCTAACGTTAAAGGAATACTGACGGCTATTGGTGGATTTAACAGTAACGATTTACTTCCTCATGTGGATTATGAGTCTATTCGAAAAAACCCTAAAGTATTTTGTGGGTATAGTGATATAACAGCTCTTGCCACAGCTATTACGACAAAGACTGACTTGATTACTTATTCGGGACCGCATTTTTCAAGTTTTCACATGGAGCAATTACAAGATTATCAATTTGAGTATTTCAGAAATTGCTTAATGCAGTCTGATTCGTATCGAATTGAGCCATCTTTGGCATGGAGCGATGATGCGTGGTTTTTAGACCAAGAGAATCGAAACTTAGAATCTACAAAGTGGAAAGTTTATAACGAAGGTCAAACAAAAGGGAAACTCTATGGCGGTAATTTATGTACATTAAATTTACTGCAAGGAACTTCTTATCTCCCGAATTTAGAAAACACCATATTATTTATTGAAGATGATGAAATGACAATTCCCGAAACATTTACACGCGATTTAACTTCTTTGCTTCAATCAGCTGGAAAGATAAATGGGCTGGTTATTGGACGTTTCCAACGCGAGTCTAACATGACAGAGGAACACCTATTGTTTTTGTTGGACAAACTGCCTATTCTAAAATCAGTTCCGGTTTTGTACGATGTAGATTTTGGGCATACACAACCAATTTTCACTTTCCCGATTGGTGGAAAAATTGAACTGAAGAGTAAAGACAACCAAATAAAGATGATTCATTTTTAA
- a CDS encoding DUF6440 family protein: MFGNKKEEDHRFYIKSSEDVPVLGRIVILVDRYTGVNYLQSWVGAGSSITPLLDKNGQVIIDE; this comes from the coding sequence ATGTTTGGGAATAAAAAAGAAGAAGATCATCGTTTTTATATAAAATCGTCCGAAGATGTACCTGTACTGGGTAGAATAGTGATTTTAGTCGATCGTTATACGGGTGTAAATTACCTTCAATCATGGGTCGGTGCAGGTAGTAGCATTACACCTTTATTAGACAAGAATGGACAAGTCATTATAGACGAATAA